The following are from one region of the Paenibacillus sp. KS-LC4 genome:
- a CDS encoding queuosine precursor transporter yields MFNLWFGVLFMLAHFTLFLISYRLFGKVGVYAWIGMATVIANIQVVKTVDLQIGTLAIVITLGNTMYGTIYLASDLLNEKYGEADAKKAVWFGFFTLIASTIIMQMALLFQPAEPGLNAQAALQSIFGMLPQIALGSLCAYFVSQFLDVKIYTLLKRLFPARNQLWIRNNGSTIVSQFVDTLIFCTIAFATEYEFDVWMSIFLSTYVIKFLVSICSTPFLYAARSFTFKKESI; encoded by the coding sequence ATGTTCAACTTGTGGTTCGGCGTTCTATTTATGCTCGCCCACTTCACGCTGTTTCTTATTTCCTACCGTTTATTCGGCAAGGTTGGCGTCTATGCCTGGATTGGCATGGCAACCGTTATCGCCAATATTCAAGTTGTCAAAACCGTTGATTTGCAAATTGGAACACTAGCGATCGTCATTACGCTTGGCAATACGATGTATGGCACCATTTATTTGGCTTCCGACCTGCTCAATGAGAAATATGGCGAAGCCGATGCCAAGAAAGCCGTATGGTTCGGGTTTTTCACCTTAATTGCCTCAACTATTATTATGCAGATGGCGCTTCTATTTCAACCAGCCGAGCCCGGTCTGAATGCGCAAGCAGCGCTTCAAAGCATCTTCGGCATGCTGCCGCAAATTGCACTGGGCAGCCTGTGTGCCTATTTTGTAAGCCAATTTCTTGATGTGAAAATTTACACGCTGCTCAAGCGACTGTTTCCAGCCCGCAATCAGCTGTGGATTCGCAATAACGGCAGCACGATTGTCAGCCAATTCGTCGACACGCTCATTTTTTGTACGATCGCCTTTGCGACCGAATATGAGTTCGATGTATGGATGTCGATCTTCCTGTCTACCTATGTCATTAAGTTTCTGGTGTCCATCTGCTCGACGCCGTTTCTATATGCAGCGCGAAGCTTCACGTTCAAAAAAGAATCAATCTAA
- a CDS encoding ABC transporter ATP-binding protein, producing MIIDIHNVTWEREEKVVLHGIDWQVEAGQHWCLLGLNGSGKTTLLNMINGYIWPTTGSVSVLGHPFGEYDLRELRKSIGWVSTSLQQKLHGQDTAFKIVLSGKFATIGLYDQALEEDEEQAISLMRKLGCEVLLNRTYSTLSQGERQRVLIARALMAAPKLLILDEPCTGLDVFAREQLLAMINQVAQQPDAPTIIYVTHHVEEILPCFNQTLLIKDGRVFEAGDTSKVLSSAHMSDFFGVPVVIEQRENRNWLFIKAAESK from the coding sequence ATGATTATAGATATTCATAATGTCACCTGGGAACGGGAGGAGAAGGTCGTCCTTCACGGAATAGATTGGCAGGTTGAAGCGGGTCAGCACTGGTGTTTGCTAGGGCTTAACGGCTCTGGGAAGACGACTCTTTTAAATATGATTAACGGCTATATTTGGCCAACGACCGGGTCTGTATCGGTGCTGGGGCATCCATTTGGTGAATACGATTTGCGGGAGCTGCGCAAAAGCATAGGCTGGGTCAGCACATCGCTTCAGCAGAAGCTGCATGGTCAGGATACCGCCTTCAAAATTGTCTTAAGCGGAAAATTCGCTACGATTGGGCTTTACGATCAAGCGCTAGAGGAGGATGAGGAGCAGGCGATTTCGCTGATGCGCAAGCTCGGCTGCGAAGTGTTGCTGAACCGGACGTACAGCACGCTCTCGCAGGGCGAGCGCCAGCGGGTGCTCATTGCCAGAGCGCTGATGGCTGCGCCTAAGCTGCTCATCCTGGACGAGCCTTGTACCGGGCTCGATGTGTTCGCAAGAGAACAGCTGCTCGCGATGATCAATCAGGTGGCACAGCAGCCAGATGCGCCTACAATTATTTATGTAACTCATCATGTGGAGGAAATTTTGCCTTGCTTTAATCAAACGCTGCTTATAAAGGATGGCCGGGTGTTCGAAGCAGGTGACACAAGCAAGGTGCTCTCCTCTGCACACATGAGCGATTTTTTTGGCGTTCCTGTAGTGATCGAACAGCGTGAGAACCGCAATTGGCTCTTTATAAAGGCAGCTGAGAGCAAATGA
- a CDS encoding alpha/beta hydrolase yields the protein MSIELGPARLEPLRIVPPPKLPRRQRIIHWLKARMRQRLAYDSTLFYHGSAGLLIVGTLAMVLVALGMPTGLGMLVDIGGFVSLNTVVLYAAAQLCSALLTLMYVPVPRLFAGFFLYVAFEAYFILYYSEFGILMAALLAAAYAICGAIAGMLLGQIVKLPVKGLAVAGMIVAGALLVNFAANQWSGASDEAAPAADMDSSFFSANGASDMSLGDGVPVASIGADNPALPGDYSYKAFTYGSGSDKHRIEYGEQAELLATSVDASAYIKKWAWLKQKFWGFDQRELPLNARVWMPEGDGAFPLVLMVHGNHLMEEFSDAGYAYLGELLASRGFIAISIDENFLNYSVWSGIPEQDMKMRAWMMLKHIQQIQSFSTLTDNPFYSKVDFSKISLIGHSRGGQAVAMVVDYKRWFAEDEGLASIGQVHFASIVALAPTDKQVDDASARIKDVSYLTLQGARDGDVNSFYGDRQYIRTSFTLGSPYFKASLYMSNANHSRFNSDWGMMDERVPGGLFLNQQNMMTQAEQQQAAKVYVSAFLEATLHGNDAYKPLFENNKTALAWLPSTSHYVSRYENASFLAAARYEEDVNKLTLPSGGKLSAKGFKVWEESEAKDRDNRNKGSRGAVLEWEAAASYTLELSGTYSEAVVSKGLDTFSFSMENRGVENKHDAEAAPQIELELVPAQGKAVRLPLSSFNDIPLPFETQFTIAPWLEKRIKKGKYKESVESVFQTYSLPLARFAEAGGWPSGTKITRITFYFSGTAGRVMLDDIGFYQ from the coding sequence ATGAGTATCGAATTGGGGCCAGCACGTTTGGAGCCTTTACGTATTGTGCCCCCTCCAAAGCTTCCTAGACGGCAGCGAATAATCCACTGGTTAAAGGCGAGGATGCGGCAGCGGCTCGCCTATGATAGTACGCTGTTTTACCATGGCTCGGCGGGCTTGCTGATCGTGGGAACGCTGGCGATGGTGCTGGTTGCGCTAGGCATGCCGACGGGATTAGGGATGCTTGTGGATATCGGCGGTTTTGTGTCGCTAAATACGGTGGTATTGTATGCAGCTGCACAGCTGTGCTCGGCGCTGCTGACACTGATGTATGTGCCCGTTCCTCGCTTGTTTGCCGGGTTTTTCTTGTACGTAGCATTTGAAGCTTATTTCATTTTGTATTATTCGGAATTTGGCATACTCATGGCGGCGCTGCTTGCTGCGGCATATGCAATTTGCGGCGCGATAGCAGGCATGCTACTCGGTCAAATTGTGAAGCTGCCCGTCAAAGGGCTCGCCGTAGCAGGTATGATTGTGGCAGGTGCGCTATTAGTAAACTTTGCGGCGAATCAATGGAGCGGAGCATCTGATGAGGCAGCACCAGCAGCCGATATGGATTCCAGCTTTTTTTCTGCAAATGGGGCATCGGATATGAGTCTAGGAGACGGCGTGCCGGTTGCTTCCATCGGAGCTGACAATCCGGCCTTGCCTGGCGATTACAGCTATAAGGCCTTTACCTATGGCAGCGGGAGCGACAAGCATCGCATCGAATACGGCGAGCAGGCGGAGCTGCTTGCGACCTCCGTAGACGCATCGGCATATATTAAGAAGTGGGCGTGGCTCAAGCAGAAATTTTGGGGCTTTGATCAACGCGAGCTTCCGTTAAACGCGAGAGTGTGGATGCCGGAGGGCGATGGAGCGTTCCCGCTGGTGCTCATGGTGCATGGCAATCATTTAATGGAGGAGTTTTCGGACGCAGGCTATGCCTACTTGGGCGAGCTGCTTGCGAGCCGGGGCTTTATCGCGATTTCGATAGATGAAAACTTCCTTAATTATTCAGTCTGGTCGGGCATCCCCGAGCAGGATATGAAAATGCGGGCATGGATGATGCTCAAGCACATTCAACAAATCCAGTCGTTCAGCACGCTGACGGATAATCCCTTTTACAGCAAAGTTGATTTTTCCAAAATATCTTTAATCGGGCATTCACGCGGCGGTCAAGCGGTCGCGATGGTCGTGGATTACAAACGATGGTTTGCTGAGGATGAAGGGCTTGCCAGCATCGGTCAGGTCCATTTTGCTTCCATTGTGGCATTGGCCCCGACGGACAAGCAAGTGGATGATGCATCGGCGCGGATTAAAGATGTGAGCTATTTGACGCTGCAAGGTGCAAGGGATGGCGACGTCAACAGCTTTTATGGAGACAGGCAGTACATTCGCACGAGCTTTACGCTAGGCTCACCGTATTTTAAAGCGTCGCTCTATATGTCCAATGCGAACCACAGCCGCTTTAATTCGGACTGGGGCATGATGGATGAACGGGTTCCCGGCGGCCTTTTTCTTAATCAGCAGAACATGATGACGCAGGCGGAACAGCAGCAGGCGGCTAAGGTGTATGTCTCGGCTTTTCTGGAAGCTACTCTGCATGGCAACGATGCTTATAAGCCCTTGTTCGAAAATAACAAAACGGCGCTGGCTTGGCTCCCCTCCACCAGCCATTATGTAAGCAGATATGAGAATGCTTCCTTCCTCGCGGCCGCGCGTTATGAAGAAGACGTGAATAAGCTGACGCTGCCGAGCGGAGGCAAGCTGAGCGCCAAAGGCTTCAAGGTTTGGGAGGAGTCGGAGGCGAAGGACCGGGACAATCGCAATAAAGGCTCGCGCGGAGCTGTGCTGGAATGGGAGGCTGCTGCGTCCTACACCTTGGAGCTTTCAGGGACGTATAGCGAGGCCGTCGTTTCCAAAGGACTGGATACTTTCAGCTTTTCAATGGAAAATAGGGGAGTGGAAAATAAGCATGATGCGGAAGCTGCGCCGCAAATTGAGCTGGAGCTTGTGCCTGCACAGGGGAAGGCGGTGCGCTTGCCCTTATCCAGCTTTAACGATATTCCGCTGCCCTTCGAAACGCAGTTTACTATTGCTCCCTGGCTGGAGAAGCGAATTAAAAAGGGGAAATATAAAGAAAGCGTTGAATCGGTGTTTCAAACCTACAGCTTGCCGCTAGCACGGTTTGCGGAAGCAGGCGGCTGGCCATCCGGAACAAAAATTACCCGGATAACGTTTTATTTTTCCGGTACGGCTGGCCGGGTGATGCTCGATGACATCGGCTTTTATCAATAA
- the helD gene encoding RNA polymerase recycling motor HelD: MMPNAELEREQLRVNRVTKWVKEQMEGLQDQAGELREDIVDIRKNFWDDVTVNFEDSAESAETHASLKQQAELLSERERTRRVAMEQLGLLKKLAQSPYFGRIDFVEDGESREAIEPIYLGVGSLLDESGANYLIYDWRAPISGLYYDYSPGPAKYETPSGQIAGEMTLKRQYIIRQGEIEGMFDTGVTIGDEILQAVLGKQSDSQMKSIVATIQREQNLIIRNERARLLLVQGAAGSGKTSAALQRVAYLLYRYRGTLNADQIVLFSPNPMFNSYVATVLPELGEQNMQQTTYQQYLEHRLVQTFELEDPFSQLEYTLSAAHGSEYDARIEGIRYKSSLAFIGLIDRYAASLSEKGLRFRALKFRGRTLITAEAIHEHFYSQNRSHPIPNRLRMTAEWLLKELTRLGREERGKRWVEEEMELLDNETYNTVYSELLEKEGFTQNSFDDHKRESDRLAAIIVQERFKRLRSRVKRLKFLDMPEVYRQLFHQANEQESEYPQLWAAICEGTAAKLAQKELFYEDATPYLYLKELLEGFQTNTSVKYLFVDEAQDYSPFQFHYLKKIFPSSKITALGDLNQSIFAHAVVGDSFHALAGMYEERETERVILERSYRSTRQISEFTSSFIAGGERIIPFNRSGPWPTITAVAGEEELKQQIAQRIERLKQEGNSSIAVIGKTAEESKLAFEALSAIVPEIHLIAKETSTFEQGVVVIPSYLAKGVEFDAVILYNASSLVYGREDERKLFYTACTRAMHELHLYYMGEPTCFLNNVQLAEPHKNI, encoded by the coding sequence ATGATGCCGAATGCTGAGCTTGAACGAGAACAGCTGCGAGTTAATCGGGTAACGAAGTGGGTCAAGGAGCAAATGGAAGGCTTGCAGGATCAGGCTGGAGAGCTGCGCGAGGACATTGTAGACATCCGCAAAAACTTCTGGGACGACGTAACCGTCAACTTTGAGGATTCCGCCGAATCTGCGGAGACGCATGCCAGCTTGAAGCAGCAGGCGGAATTGCTGTCGGAGCGGGAGCGGACACGCCGCGTAGCGATGGAGCAGCTGGGACTGCTGAAGAAGCTGGCGCAATCGCCCTATTTCGGGCGCATTGATTTTGTAGAGGATGGGGAAAGCCGCGAGGCAATTGAACCGATTTATTTGGGAGTAGGCTCGCTGCTCGACGAAAGCGGGGCCAACTATTTAATTTATGACTGGCGTGCGCCTATTTCCGGCCTGTATTACGATTATTCTCCGGGTCCTGCCAAGTATGAGACGCCTAGTGGACAAATTGCTGGAGAAATGACGCTGAAGCGTCAATATATCATTCGCCAGGGTGAAATTGAAGGGATGTTCGACACAGGAGTAACGATTGGCGATGAAATTTTGCAAGCGGTACTGGGCAAGCAGTCGGATTCGCAAATGAAAAGCATTGTGGCGACGATCCAGCGTGAGCAAAATCTAATTATCCGCAATGAGCGGGCGCGACTGCTGCTCGTTCAGGGAGCGGCGGGAAGCGGCAAAACTTCAGCCGCCTTGCAGCGGGTGGCGTATTTGCTTTATCGTTATCGCGGTACATTGAATGCCGATCAAATCGTCCTTTTTTCACCAAACCCGATGTTTAACAGCTACGTCGCAACCGTATTGCCAGAGCTTGGCGAGCAAAATATGCAGCAGACGACGTATCAGCAGTATTTGGAGCATCGCCTTGTTCAAACCTTTGAGCTGGAGGACCCTTTTTCCCAATTGGAGTATACGCTCTCTGCCGCCCATGGCAGCGAATACGATGCTCGCATTGAAGGGATTCGCTATAAATCAAGCCTTGCTTTTATTGGGCTTATTGATCGGTATGCGGCTTCTCTCAGTGAGAAGGGATTGCGCTTCCGTGCGTTGAAATTCCGCGGCCGCACCTTAATTACTGCCGAGGCGATACATGAGCATTTTTACAGTCAAAACCGGTCTCATCCGATTCCAAACCGTCTGCGCATGACTGCCGAGTGGCTGCTCAAGGAGCTGACTCGCCTTGGGCGCGAGGAGCGTGGCAAGCGCTGGGTAGAAGAAGAGATGGAGCTGCTTGATAACGAAACGTATAATACGGTTTACAGCGAGCTGCTGGAAAAGGAAGGGTTTACGCAAAATTCCTTCGATGATCATAAGCGGGAGAGCGACCGCCTGGCAGCGATTATTGTACAGGAGCGTTTTAAACGCCTGCGCAGCCGAGTTAAGCGGCTTAAGTTTCTGGATATGCCAGAGGTGTATCGCCAGCTGTTTCATCAAGCAAACGAGCAGGAGAGCGAATACCCGCAGCTTTGGGCTGCGATCTGCGAGGGCACGGCTGCAAAGCTCGCTCAAAAGGAATTATTTTATGAGGATGCCACGCCTTATTTGTATTTGAAGGAGCTGCTGGAGGGCTTCCAGACAAATACATCGGTAAAGTATTTGTTCGTCGATGAAGCGCAGGATTATTCGCCGTTCCAATTCCATTATTTAAAGAAAATATTCCCGAGCTCCAAAATTACGGCGCTTGGCGATTTGAACCAGTCGATTTTCGCCCATGCCGTAGTCGGTGACAGCTTTCATGCATTAGCGGGCATGTACGAGGAGCGGGAAACCGAGCGCGTCATATTGGAGCGCAGCTATCGCTCTACCCGCCAAATTTCCGAGTTTACAAGCAGCTTTATCGCGGGCGGAGAGCGAATTATTCCATTTAATCGCAGCGGTCCATGGCCGACGATTACAGCTGTAGCTGGCGAGGAAGAGCTGAAGCAGCAAATTGCCCAGCGGATTGAAAGGCTTAAGCAGGAGGGGAATAGCTCAATCGCCGTTATAGGCAAGACAGCAGAGGAGAGCAAGCTTGCCTTTGAAGCCTTGTCCGCCATCGTGCCAGAAATTCATTTGATTGCCAAAGAAACGTCGACTTTTGAGCAGGGAGTTGTCGTCATTCCATCCTATTTGGCAAAGGGCGTGGAGTTTGACGCTGTGATTTTGTATAATGCTTCGAGCCTGGTATACGGACGTGAAGACGAGCGCAAGCTGTTTTATACAGCCTGTACGAGAGCTATGCATGAGCTGCATCTGTATTACATGGGCGAGCCTACATGCTTTCTGAACAATGTGCAGTTAGCTGAGCCTCATAAAAATATATAA